In Porites lutea chromosome 7, jaPorLute2.1, whole genome shotgun sequence, a single window of DNA contains:
- the LOC140944510 gene encoding beta-2 adrenergic receptor-like yields MSFSAGNTTTPNNATQDRTTDLMAFPGLIFVLSIILIFVILFGNSLVIASYKTNRRLRTRTNAFLVSLAFSDFLVGSISLPMWIYGIMLQQNVSVTFQAFFKSFDVFSALASIFHLTAISAERVRVHEPSRHTPIQNSREYPPRALSFHRSLIASAWCFAGFLASLTYITLIKNSWSSQVYAVVLSICGLAVPTAIIARMYIGVFLVARSLLQRNPAHAARMQSVTSLKRYYQGERKVAITVGLVTCLFIAAWLPFFVVSVTAAFCIHCLPSSHDSLYKIIVIVKSVHYMNSAVNPLVYARRDPEMRQTFLRMLGLHSGICRLYGEKNRPEGFPMRVR; encoded by the exons ATGTCGTTCTCTGCAGGCAACACAACAACGCCAAATAACGCAACTCAAGACAGGACGACCGATCTGATGGCTTTCCCTGGCTTAATCTTTGTTCTTTCCATCATTCTTATTTTTGTCATATTATTTGGCAATTCTCTTGTTATTGCATCTTACAAGACTAACAGAAGACTAAGAACTCGAACAAATGCCTTTTTGGTCAGTTTAGCCTTCTCGGATTTTCTGGTTGGCAGCATATCTTTACCTATGTGGATTTACGGGATCATGTTGCAGCAGAACGTTTCTGTCACTTttcaagccttttttaaaagttttgacGTGTTTTCTGCTCTTGCGTCTATTTTTCATCTGACGGCGATAAGCGCGGAAAG ggttagggttcacgaaccttcgcggcacacccctatccaaaattcgcgggagtacccACCCCGGGCGTTGTCCTTTCATCGATCGTTGATTGCATCAGCCTGGTGCTTCGCTGGCTTTTTAGCCTCGTTGACTTACATTACACTCATTAAAAACAGCTGGAGTAGTCAAGTCTACGCCGTGGTGTTGTCCATCTGCGGCTTGGCTGTTCCCACCGCCATCATTGCGCGCATGTACATTGGGGTGTTCTTAGTCGCGCGATCTCTGTTGCAACGTAACCCAGCTCACGCTGCGAGAATGCAAAGCGTAACAAGCCTGAAGCGATACTATCAAGGGGAGAGGAAAGTCGCAATCACTGTCGGCCTCGTAACATGTTTATTTATCGCTGCATGGCTGCCCTTCTTTGTTGTGTCAGTGACAGCTGCTTTTTGCATTCACTGCCTCCCTTCTTCCCATGATTCCCTCTACAAAATCATCGTCATAGTGAAGAGTGTGCATTACATGAACAGCGCTGTCAACCCACTCGTGTATGCGCGCCGTGATCCCGAAATGAGACAAACATTTTTAAGGATGCTCGGATTACACAGCGGTATTTGCCGATTATATGGCGAAAAGAATCGTCCAGAAGGATTCCCCATGCGAGTGAGGTGA
- the LOC140942837 gene encoding acidic fibroblast growth factor intracellular-binding protein B-like isoform X1 — protein MEDIDVFYMDPAFIDPDVYDLWLRGFCESEATQRRECDDLSKDHGASHAIITSDTHDQFRLFYILERFLQSPPMLDRQMLLQISPDVQDMLIEKYYQFDKEVVRELLGKKLTGQLRKDLDDVSEKTNITLKSCRRQFDNVKNVLRAIEEAERAGLVDTIKKLFLLSDNLARQYACICFMAINKIETGKKRLLYLTFDDLTFCAGQMLDHWTVNSVEGSSAADVGDTGAEFDRVFLQELRDLKVFVNDKDIVDEHKSLVCIDISKKFTKKLTKSVEANFKTLCRSLLNIAAGLIHSKEVKDVLSDFVEKFIEPCKQLEWDSKETEVFLGSLVDTCIKLDSLYTSNLERLIPVYSRFMTVSQKCIVRMYHE, from the exons ATGGAGGATATTGATGTATTCTATATGGATCCAGCGTTTATTGACCCTGATGTTTATGACTTGTGGCTGCGTGGATTCTGTG AAAGTGAAGCAACTCAGAGGCGTGAATGTGATGATTTATCTAAAGACCATGGAGCTTCACATGCTATCATTACTAGTGACACTCATGACCAATTTCGCCTGTTCTACATCCTGGAGCGATTCCTTCAGTCTCCTCCAATGCTGGATAGACAAATGCTATTACAAATTTCACCAGATGTTCAGGATATGCTGATTGAAAA GTACTACCAGTTTGATAAAGAAGTGGTGCGAGAACTGTTGGGTAAAAAGCTGACTGGGCAGTTAAGAAAGGACTTAGATGATGTTAGCGAGAAGACAAATATAACTCTCAAGAGTTGTCGCCGACAG TTTGACAATGTGAAAAATGTGTTGAGAGCAATAGAGGAGGCTGAGAGGGCTGGGCTTGTTGACACCATAAAGAAGCTATTTTTGCTGTCTGATAATTTAGCAAG GCAGTATGCATGTATTTGTTTTATGGCAATTAACAAGATTGAAACAGGGAAGAAAAG GCTGTTGTACTTGACATTTGATGACCTCACTTTCTGTGCTGGGCAGATGTTAGACCACTGGACTGTTAATTCAGTTGAGGGATCATCtg CTGCTGACGTGGGGGATACTGGTGCTGAGTTTGACAGAGTTTTCCTTCAAGAGTTGAGAGATCTCAAAGTGTTTGTCAACGATAAAGATATAGTGGATGAAcacaaaag ttTAGTTTGCATTGACATAAGCAAAAAGTTCACCAAAAAGCTTACGAAGTCCGTGGAAGCGAATTTTAAG acACTCTGTCGATCCCTGCTTAATATAGCAGCTGGTCTCATCCACAGCAAGGAGGTTAAGGATGTTTTAAGTGACTTTGTGGAAAAG TTTATAGAGCCATGCAAGCAGCTTGAATGGGACTCTAAGGAGACTGAAGTTTTTCTTGGATCTTTAGTGGATACATGCATCAAACTCGACTCCTTATACAC GTCCAACCTGGAACGCTTGATTCCAGTCTACTCTCGCTTCATGACTGTGTCACAGAAGTGTATAGTTAGAATGTACCACGAGTGA
- the LOC140944070 gene encoding adenosine receptor A2b-like: MPTTLRSDLVANISSTPTTLHENFLKHVTTVEIVISLVYFTIISIAIVTGNTLVIAAFAKNVRLQTKTNTFILGLAVADFLVGVISIPGWLYVYSCHYFDITLHPVAYDLYITYDVFIGCASIFQLTSISIERCIAIVWPIRHRGIRVGVFHKMIIVAWIASAFVAGLYPVQLKHWEEGYTAFIFSICFAGPFIVLFGVYVLIYDRARNSRTRVCSEIASANFRREIRVTGTVALVTGVFLIAWFPFFVVTALATYEMERLPEPAGLLRLVAFVKALHYSNSGLNPIIYGYRNPEMGRTMKTIAAKFFPCFSFCRRRPGLQPTRLSRSGNSSTLPPQTLTVPTQFEGRSSATPMAPSVTSVVAFVNSCGEVEVRPVSAAE; this comes from the coding sequence ATGCCTACAACGCTGAGAAGTGATCTTGTGGCAAACATTTCATCGACTCCGACAACTTTACATGAGAATTTCTTGAAACATGTTACAACCGTTGAAATCGTGATAAGTTTAGTTTACTTCACCATCATATCTATCGCAATTGTCACTGGAAACACTTTAGTTATTGCAGCCTTCGCGAAAAACGTTCGCCTTCAAACCAAGACGAACACTTTCATCCTTGGTTTAGCTGTGGCGGACTTCCTAGTCGGGGTAATCTCGATTCCAGGCTGGCTATACGTCTACAGTTGTCATTACTTCGACATTACACTTCATCCAGTTGCATATGATCTATACATAACTTATGATGTGTTCATAGGCTGCGCATCGATCTTTCAGCTCACTTCCATCAGCATAGAAAGATGCATCGCCATAGTTTGGCCGATACGACATCGTGGGATTCGCGTGGGAGTTTTCCATAAGATGATAATAGTCGCGTGGATCGCCTCTGCTTTCGTGGCTGGACTATATCCAGTTCAACTAAAGCACTGGGAAGAAGGCTACACGGCCTTCATCTTTTCAATCTGCTTTGCTGGGCCTTTCATCGTTCTGTTTGGAGTCTACGTCCTCATTTACGATAGAGCCAGGAATTCAAGAACGCGCGTCTGCTCTGAAATTGCGAGCGCGAATTTTCGCCGCGAGATTCGTGTCACCGGAACCGTCGCCCTGGTAACAGGTGTCTTTCTAATTGCATGGTTTCCGTTTTTCGTTGTTACTGCTTTAGCAACGTACGAAATGGAACGTCTACCCGAACCAGCCGGATTACTAAGACTGGTTGCTTTTGTAAAAGCCTTGCACTACAGTAATTCAGGCTTGAATCCAATCATTTATGGATATCGGAACCCAGAAATGGGCAGAACCATGAAAACTATTGCGGCAAAGTTCTTTCCGTGTTTCAGTTTCTGTAGACGGCGGCCAGGCTTACAGCCGACCAGGCTTAGCCGGAGTGGGAATTCAAGTACTTTACCTCCGCAAACGTTAACTGTGCCGACACAATTTGAGGGTAGAAGCAGTGCCACTCCCATGGCCCCCAGCGTTACATCTGTTGTGGCGTTTGTTAACAGTTGTGGAGAAGTGGAAGTGAGACCTGTGAGCGCAGCTGAATga
- the LOC140942837 gene encoding acidic fibroblast growth factor intracellular-binding protein-like isoform X2: MEDIDVFYMDPAFIDPDVYDLWLRGFCESEATQRRECDDLSKDHGASHAIITSDTHDQFRLFYILERFLQSPPMLDRQMLLQISPDVQDMLIEKYYQFDKEVVRELLGKKLTGQLRKDLDDVSEKTNITLKSCRRQFDNVKNVLRAIEEAERAGLVDTIKKLFLLSDNLARQYACICFMAINKIETGKKRLLYLTFDDLTFCAGQMLDHWTVNSVEGSSAADVGDTGAEFDRVFLQELRDLKVFVNDKDIVDEHKSLVCIDISKKFTKKLTKSVEANFKTLCRSLLNIAAGLIHSKEVKDVLSDFVEKVQPGTLDSSLLSLHDCVTEVYS; the protein is encoded by the exons ATGGAGGATATTGATGTATTCTATATGGATCCAGCGTTTATTGACCCTGATGTTTATGACTTGTGGCTGCGTGGATTCTGTG AAAGTGAAGCAACTCAGAGGCGTGAATGTGATGATTTATCTAAAGACCATGGAGCTTCACATGCTATCATTACTAGTGACACTCATGACCAATTTCGCCTGTTCTACATCCTGGAGCGATTCCTTCAGTCTCCTCCAATGCTGGATAGACAAATGCTATTACAAATTTCACCAGATGTTCAGGATATGCTGATTGAAAA GTACTACCAGTTTGATAAAGAAGTGGTGCGAGAACTGTTGGGTAAAAAGCTGACTGGGCAGTTAAGAAAGGACTTAGATGATGTTAGCGAGAAGACAAATATAACTCTCAAGAGTTGTCGCCGACAG TTTGACAATGTGAAAAATGTGTTGAGAGCAATAGAGGAGGCTGAGAGGGCTGGGCTTGTTGACACCATAAAGAAGCTATTTTTGCTGTCTGATAATTTAGCAAG GCAGTATGCATGTATTTGTTTTATGGCAATTAACAAGATTGAAACAGGGAAGAAAAG GCTGTTGTACTTGACATTTGATGACCTCACTTTCTGTGCTGGGCAGATGTTAGACCACTGGACTGTTAATTCAGTTGAGGGATCATCtg CTGCTGACGTGGGGGATACTGGTGCTGAGTTTGACAGAGTTTTCCTTCAAGAGTTGAGAGATCTCAAAGTGTTTGTCAACGATAAAGATATAGTGGATGAAcacaaaag ttTAGTTTGCATTGACATAAGCAAAAAGTTCACCAAAAAGCTTACGAAGTCCGTGGAAGCGAATTTTAAG acACTCTGTCGATCCCTGCTTAATATAGCAGCTGGTCTCATCCACAGCAAGGAGGTTAAGGATGTTTTAAGTGACTTTGTGGAAAAG GTCCAACCTGGAACGCTTGATTCCAGTCTACTCTCGCTTCATGACTGTGTCACAGAAGTGTATAGTTAG
- the LOC140942837 gene encoding acidic fibroblast growth factor intracellular-binding protein-like isoform X3, translating into MEDIDVFYMDPAFIDPDVYDLWLRGFCESEATQRRECDDLSKDHGASHAIITSDTHDQFRLFYILERFLQSPPMLDRQMLLQISPDVQDMLIEKYYQFDKEVVRELLGKKLTGQLRKDLDDVSEKTNITLKSCRRQFDNVKNVLRAIEEAERAGLVDTIKKLFLLSDNLARQYACICFMAINKIETGKKRLLYLTFDDLTFCAGQMLDHWTVNSVEGSSAADVGDTGAEFDRVFLQELRDLKVFVNDKDIVDEHKSLVCIDISKKFTKKLTKSVEANFKTLCRSLLNIAAGLIHSKEVKDVLSDFVEKNHPCS; encoded by the exons ATGGAGGATATTGATGTATTCTATATGGATCCAGCGTTTATTGACCCTGATGTTTATGACTTGTGGCTGCGTGGATTCTGTG AAAGTGAAGCAACTCAGAGGCGTGAATGTGATGATTTATCTAAAGACCATGGAGCTTCACATGCTATCATTACTAGTGACACTCATGACCAATTTCGCCTGTTCTACATCCTGGAGCGATTCCTTCAGTCTCCTCCAATGCTGGATAGACAAATGCTATTACAAATTTCACCAGATGTTCAGGATATGCTGATTGAAAA GTACTACCAGTTTGATAAAGAAGTGGTGCGAGAACTGTTGGGTAAAAAGCTGACTGGGCAGTTAAGAAAGGACTTAGATGATGTTAGCGAGAAGACAAATATAACTCTCAAGAGTTGTCGCCGACAG TTTGACAATGTGAAAAATGTGTTGAGAGCAATAGAGGAGGCTGAGAGGGCTGGGCTTGTTGACACCATAAAGAAGCTATTTTTGCTGTCTGATAATTTAGCAAG GCAGTATGCATGTATTTGTTTTATGGCAATTAACAAGATTGAAACAGGGAAGAAAAG GCTGTTGTACTTGACATTTGATGACCTCACTTTCTGTGCTGGGCAGATGTTAGACCACTGGACTGTTAATTCAGTTGAGGGATCATCtg CTGCTGACGTGGGGGATACTGGTGCTGAGTTTGACAGAGTTTTCCTTCAAGAGTTGAGAGATCTCAAAGTGTTTGTCAACGATAAAGATATAGTGGATGAAcacaaaag ttTAGTTTGCATTGACATAAGCAAAAAGTTCACCAAAAAGCTTACGAAGTCCGTGGAAGCGAATTTTAAG acACTCTGTCGATCCCTGCTTAATATAGCAGCTGGTCTCATCCACAGCAAGGAGGTTAAGGATGTTTTAAGTGACTTTGTGGAAAAG aatcatcccTGCTCGTAG
- the LOC140943561 gene encoding D(1)-like dopamine receptor, whose product MEKDTKETELSQTVEISTSTAIQIALCVALMFVIITGNSFVVAAYFSNYRIRTGTYTFLVSLAISDLLVGCVSLPLWMYISLQNIQRGTLNTIFLFFDIFSALASIFHLTTVSLERWLSISRPFFYETLSTLHYSLIICGVWISAFAIAAVRPALDNSASSNPHRIYTPFLLLVGYVGPGILICIVNYSIFKVARKLIANLPNCTLQDSEESTQIRTNINKQRRIALTLAFVTAMFLVSWLSFFTISTIAVFCTYCVPFEKMTNFLIFAKWLQYCNSGMNPMVYAFRDAEMRKTFVRLLGPCRRVLESRGRRIAPAIIAPLTEGSVASPGDHEKTRKQESQL is encoded by the coding sequence ATGGAGAAGGATACAAAAGAAACGGAACTATCCCAAACAGTTGAAATATCTACGAGTACTGCCATTCAGATAGCGTTATGTGTGGCCCTCATGTTTGTTATAATAACTGGTAATTCGTTTGTAGTCGCGGCATATTTCTCGAACTATAGAATTCGTACAGGGACCTACACGTTCCTTGTTAGCTTGGCGATCTCGGATCTGCTTGTAGGCTGCGTTTCACTGCCTTTGTGGATGTACATCAGTTTACAAAACATTCAGAGGGGAACACTTAACacaattttcctgtttttcgatATCTTCAGCGCGCTGGCTTCAATTTTTCATCTGACCACCGTAAGCCTGGAACGCTGGCTCTCAATTTCGCGACCGTTTTTTTACGAGACGCTCTCTACGTTGCATTACTCGCTGATAATTTGCGGGGTATGGATCTCAGCGTTCGCCATAGCAGCCGTTAGACCTGCGCTGGATAACTCAGCAAGTAGCAATCCTCATAGGATTTACACTCCTTTCTTATTGCTTGTGGGCTACGTTGGACCTGGGATATTAATCTGCATAGTGAATTACTCTATCTTCAAAGTGGCTCGCAAGCTTATTGCAAATCTTCCAAACTGCACTCTTCAAGACTCAGAGGAAAGTACCCAAATACGtacaaatataaataaacaaagaCGAATTGCGCTCACTCTTGCGTTCGTCACTGCAATGTTCTTAGTCTCATGGTTATCGTTTTTCACAATCAGCACCATCGCGGTTTTTTGCACCTATTGCGTGCCCTTCGAAAAAATGACTAACTTTCTTATATTTGCAAAGTGGTTGCAGTATTGTAATAGCGGAATGAATCCAATGGTGTACGCTTTTCGTGATGctgaaatgagaaaaacgtttgTCAGGCTTCTTGGGCCGTGCAGACGTGTTCTGGAGTCCCGCGGAAGGCGTATTGCGCCCGCCATCATAGCACCGCTGACTGAAGGTAGTGTTGCATCGCCCGGAGACCACGAAAAAACACGAAAACAAGAATCGCAACTATAA